GACACGCGGTCGCCGTCCTCGACCGTCGTCGTACGCACGCGCGGCGTCATGATCTCGCCGGCGGTGCGGGTGCCGAACTCGACGGAGCGCTCCACCAGCTCGGCGGTGTCGGCGTCGAGGGTGCCCTGGTCGGCGGAGCGCTGGACGAGCGAGGACAGCTCCTGGGAGCTCCGCGCGGAGCGGAGCTCCTCCTGCGGCTCGATGCCGAGTCGGCGCACGATCGCGTTGGCCGAGCCGTTGAGTGCGCGGATCGGCCCGCGGCTGAGTGCGGTGAAGCCGCGCATGAAGCCCTGGGTGGCGCGCGCGGTCTCGAGCGGCCGGGCGATGGCGATGTTCTTGGGCACCATCTCGCCGAAGATCATCGTGATCACCGTGCCGAGCGCCAGGCCGAGCGCGATGGACAGCGGGCTGACCGCGCCGTCGGGCACGCCCAGCGCGGCCAGCGGCTCGTCGACGAGGTCGGAGATGGCCGGCTCGGCCAGGAAGCCGATGGCGAGGTTGGTCACGGTGATGCCGACCTGGGCGCCGGAGAGCTGCGTCGACAGCGAGCGGAGCGCCAGCTGGACCCCTCGGGCGCCCTCGTCACCCGACGCGGCCGCGCGCTCGACGCCGGGGCGGTCGACGGTGACGAGGGAGAACTCGGCGGCCACGAAGAGGCCGCAGGCAGCCACGAGGGCCAATGACACCAGCAGGAGCAGGAGGGGGGTCACGACGCGCACCCGGTGGTGGTCGGTGCGGTCGTGCGGGGACTTTGACTCTCGTCCATGGCGGCTGCTGCGGGTTCCTTCGTCCGGGGTCGTGGTCGTGGCGCGCCCCGCAGAGGGGGCCGCCGACGCGCCCAAGGGTAACGGTCGGGACCTTCTCGGCCCCAGTCGTCGTGTCGCTTTTGGGGTGGCGGGTCCCCGCGGCCTAGGGTGGCGCCGACACAGGGGTGCGACAGGTGCCCTCCGGGTCTCGGCGAGGGGCACAATGCGAGCGTGGGCACAGTCTGTCTCGGCTGCCCTCCTCGTCGTCCTCATCGCCACCCTGGCCACGGTCAGCGCCACCGGCGACCCGGGTGACGCCAGCGGGCCCGACGCGGCGCGGATGGTGCAGGGCACCCAGGCCGCCGACGCCGGCCCCGCGCGCCCCAACCTGGTGTTCGTGCTCACCGACGACATGCGCGACGACGACCTCGACCACATGCCGATCACCCGCCGGCTCCTGGCCGACCAGGGCATGGAGTTCACCGACGCGATCTCCCCTCACCCGCTCTGCTGCCCGGCCCGCGCGCAGCTCGCCACGGGCCAGTACGCCCAGAACAACGGCGTGCAGCACAACCGGGGCGTCCACGGGGGGTTCCAGGCCCTCGATCCCACCCGGGAGGCGAGCGCATGGTTCCGCGACGAGGGCTACCGCACGGCGTTCGTCGGCAAGTTCCTCAACGGCTACGGCCCCCGTGACGTCCGGCCCGCCGGCTGGTCGCGCTGGGACGCGCTGACCCGCGGCACCTACGACTACGTCGACTTCACGATGACCAACGACGGCGAGCCGCGTCACCACACCGACGCCTACGTCACCTCGGTCATCGAGGACCACGCCAACGAGGCGGTCCGCGACTTCGCCCGCAGCGGCGACCCGTTCGTCGTCTACGCCTGGCACATCGCGCCCCACTACCGGATCACGCCCGAGGGCGGACGCAGCCTGCCGCTCGCCGAGCCCCGCGACGAGCAGCTGTTCCTCGACGAGCGCCCCGCGTCCTTCGACGACCCCGCCTTCGACGAGGACGACGTCACCGACCAGCCCCGCTACCTCCGCAACCGCGCCCGGGTCTCGCGTCCCGACGTCGCGGCCGAGAACACCGCTCGTCTCCAGGCGCTGCAGTCGGTCGACCGGGCCGTCGGCTCGCTGGTCGAGACGCTGGCGACCGAGGGCGTCCTCGATGAGACCTACCTCGTGTTCGCCTCCGACAACGGCTACTCCCTCGGCGAGCACCGCTACCTCGGCAAGGACGTGCTCACCGACGAGGCCCTCCAGGTCCCGCTGCTGGTCCGGGGCCCGGGCATCGTGCCGGGGAGCACCTCGGCGCTGCCGGTCACGCTCGTCGACCTCCCGGCCACCTTCGCCGCCCTCGCCGGCGTCACCCCGCAGTGGCAGGTCGACGGCACGTCGCTCGCACCGACCCTGCGCGGGGAGGACCAGGCCTTCCGCGACACCACCCTGATCCAGACCGGCCGCACGCTCGGCGACGGCTGGTCGCACCGCGGGGTGCGCACGGAGCGCTACCTCTACGGCACCGACGGGACCGACGGCTTCCTCTACGACCGCCTGCTCGACCCCGACGAGCTGGTCAACCTCGTCGACGATCCGGCCTACGCCGGGGTGCGGGCGGTGCTGGAGCAGCGCCGCCGCGAGCTCACCGAGTGCGCGGGATGGACCTGCAACCAGCAGTTCGGCCCGGTGACCGAGCCGGTGACCGACCCGGTGACCGACCCCACCCAGGGGCCGTCGTGACGGCGTGAGCCAGACGCTCCTCGCCGCCCTGGTCCAGGTCGCTCCGATCGCCGTGTTCCTGGTGGCGATCACGGTGACCGCCGAGGTCGCCCAGCTCGCCGGCGTGTTCGACGTGGCCGCCCACGCCCTCGCGCGGCGCGCCCGGCACCGCGTGCTGCTGCTGTGGCTCGCCTTCGCCGGCCTGGCCGTGGCCTGCACCGTCGTGCTCAGCCTCGACACCACCGCGGTCCTGCTCACGCCCGTCGGCATCGCCGTCGCCCGGCAGACCGGCATCGCACCGCTCCCCTTCGCCCTCACCACGCTCTGGATCGCCAACACCGGCTCGCTGCTGCTTCCGGTCTCCAACCTGACCAACCTGCTCGCCGTGCACCGGCTCGCCGACCTCGACGCCGGTCACGGCGACTACGTGCGGGCGGCGGCGCTCCCGGCGCTGGCGGCCGTCGCTGTCACGCTCCTCCTCATCGCCGTGCTGCAGCGCCGCGCGCTGCGCGGCACCTACGCGGTGGAGCCCCCGGCCGATCCCCACGACCGGGTGCTGCTCGTCGTCGCCGGCGGGGTGTGCCTGCTCATCGGTCCGCTCTTCGCGGTGGGCGCCCCTCCCGCTCTGGTGGCGCTGGGTTCGGCCGGCGTCCTCCTCGCCGTCCTCCGCTGGCGCGCGCCGGGCCTGGTGCGGGACGTCCGACCCCCGTGGCTGATGGCCGGCGCGTTCCTCGTGGTGGCGGGGCTGCTGCGGCTCGCGCAGGGCGAGGGGATGCTCGACTGGCTCGCACCGGCGTTCGGTGCCGGCACCCGGACCCTCGACCTGCTCCACCTGTCCGCCACCGCGGCGCTCGCGGCCAACGCCGTCAACAACCTCCCGGCCTACCTGCTCGTGGAGCCAGCGGCGTCCGACGACGTGCGCCGCCTCGTCGCGTCGCTGGTGGGGGTCAACGCCGGTGCCCTGGTCACCCCCTGGGCGTCGCTCGCCACGCTCCTGTGGCTGCAGCGCTGCCGGGCGGCCGGACTGCGGATCCCGCTGCTGCGCCTGGCCGCCTGGGGGGCGTTGTGCGCGACCCTCAGCGTGACCGCCGCCACCCTCGCGATCCGCTGAGCCGCGATACTCCCCCCCGGTGACGATCTCCCGCGACGACGTCCTCGCCGCCCGGCGCCGCATCGACGGCCGGGTGCGGCGCACTCCCCTGCTCGCCCCGGCCGGCAGCGACACGCTCTGGCTCGAGTGCGAGCACCTGCAGCACTGCGGCGTGTTCAAGACCCGCGGCGCCTACAACCGCCAGCTGGGCGCGCGCGAGCGCGGCGAGCTCGGCCCGGCCGGCGTCGTGGTCGCCTCAGGCGGCAACGCCGGGCTCGCCCAGGCGTGCTCGAGGACGAGCCGGGCATCGCGATCGTGGTGGCGGTCGGGGCGGCGGGCTCTACGCCGGCTCGGCGACCTCGCCGACGCCGCCCTCCGGGCCGAGCCGCCGGTCTCGGTCCTGGTGGGCGAGGACAACATCGTCGCGGCCCGCGACCTCTGGGCCGAGCACCGCATCGCGTCCGAGCACGGGGCGGCGACCGCGATGGCGGCGGTCCTCAGCGGGGCGTACGTCCCGCATGACGGCGGGCGGCTGACCAGCACACAGCAGCGGCGTGGCCCCGGAGGGCCACGCCGCTGTGGTTCGCGTTTTCGGGCCGACCCACTGTCTCTGGGGGGATCCGTGCCACGGCGGGAGGTCGAGGCACGGACGACACGGTGGTGGACCCAGCGGAACGCGGCCGCTCACCTCCTCAGCGTGCTCGCGGCCCGTGGTGTTACGGGCCGGGCACACCTTTTTCCCCTGGCCCGGACCTCGGGCTCAGTCGGCCTCCCAGTAGGGACCCGGGCGGTAGGGATCCGGCTCGATCGTGGTGACCGGCCGCCGCTCGGTCCGCCACACCGTGCGCCACGTGCCGTCGGGGTTGCGCACCTTGGTCGAGACGCGGAAGTTGAGGTAGGTCGTGGTGTAGGCGTTGCGGGAGTTGCGCTTGTTCTTCCACTGGTAGTCGAAGTTCTTGAGGTACTTCCGCGCCACCCGCTTGCCTTGGATGGTGAAGAGGAGCTCGTCGTTGCCGGGGCTCAGGCTGGCCCAGTTGGACGACCCGGTGAGCACCAGGTGGGAGTCGGGCACGCCGTTGTAGGTGCCCTGGACGACGAGGTACTTCTGGTGGCTGTAGTAGCTCAGGATCAGGTCGTCCTTGCCGTCCTTGTTGAGGTCGTAGTTGTCGTCGGGGTTGAAGTCGAGCCCGGTCGAGCGGAGCGGGATCCGCCCCCGCGGCGTGGGCGCGCCGATGACGCGCTTGGTGTGGTAGCCGATGAGCCCGTAGCTGACCCGCACCTGGCAGCCCTCGATGTACTTCTGCCGGATGGCCGCGGCGAGGTAGTCGCCCCGCCTGCCGCGCATCGTGTGCATCGACAGCGCCAGCCGGGTGCGCTTCTGACCGCCGGCCGCGTCCGGGGTCAGGCACTGCACCTTGCCCAGCGTGTCGAGGATCAGGTCGTTCTTGGCCCCCGACGGCTTGGGCATGATCCACGCGGTGTGCTTGTCGACCGAGTCGTCGCACACGCCGAGCCGGGGCGTCCCGCAGAAGAACTGCGGGGGCTGGCGGGTGTCGTAATCCTTCTTCATGTCGTTGAACAGCCGCACGAACTGCCGGAACAGCTCATGGTCGCCGGAGGTGAAGTAGAGGTCGTTCCACTGGTGGATGTTGGCGTTCTGGGTCATGTTGGCCGAGCCGACGGCGAGCACGTCCGTGGAGCGACCGGCGCGGGAGAACGTGTAGAACTTGGTGTGCAGGTTGTTGTACTCGTTCCTCTTGCTCCGGCACCCGGCCTTGCAGCGGTAGATGAAGCTGCTGTTGCTGCGCTTGGCGCCGATCTCGCGCCGGATGGCCAGCATCGCCCTCGTGTACTGGTGGTCGTTGAGGAGCATCTGCACCTTCACGCCCCGACGGTGGGCGGCGATCAGCGCCCTCGCGACCGGCATCCGGTCGAACGAGTACACCGCGATCCTGATCGTCGACCCCTTGGGCGCGTGGTTGATCGTGTCGATCACCCGGCGTTCGATCCGGTAGTGCCCCTTCTTGAGGTGCGGGTCGTTGAAGAACGGACCCTGCGGCGCCTTCCACCTCTTGCGCTTCGCCCGGGCGGCCTGGTCGGCCGGGTCGGTCTGGGCAGCCGCCGCCCGTTCCGCCGTGGACCCCGGGCTGCCCCCGGGAGCGGCCGCGGCCGTAGGCACGACGGCCTCCGGGGTGCCCAGCACCAGGGCCAGGGTGAGCAGGACCAACAACCTCGACACGTACACGCCTTCCTGACCGCCACCGTCGGGTGGCGTCGTCACGCTCAGGCCCCGTCCCACACATCGCTGCGCGAGCACGGCCGGGGCACGTCGACCGGGCCCAGCGGTTCGCAGACCCGGTCCGTCCGACAAGAGGAGACGGCGCCGGGCCACGGAAAGTTGCGCACGGATCGCATCCGATCCGGCGCGGGCCGGCTACCCGGCGGCCGGGCCCCCCGCTCCGGCCGCCGACGGCGCCCCCTCGGGCACCTCGACCTCGCCATCCCGCGCGCGGCTGATCGCGCCCAGCACCGAGAGCGTGAAGCCGACGAAGGCGACCCAGCCCCATCCCGCGCGCGGCTGGTCGCCGACCAGCATCAGCCCCACGACGCCGGCGACGACGAGCGCATAGGTCGACGGACTCCGCACGAGCGCCGGCACCGCGTCGAGGACGTGGGCCGGGGACAGGTCGCCAGGCAGCATCCGTGACGCCACCGCCGTGGCGCCGTACGCCAGGCCGGCCACCGACCCCAGCGCCGTGGCGCCGCGCGCCGCCGATGCGGGCCAGGAGTGGGGCGTGCTCGTGGCCGCGGTCGTCCTCGGCGTCGCGGCGGTGCCAGTAAGAACCCCAGGCCGTCCAGCCCCACGCCCAGGAGGTAGCGCCAGGACCGCAGCAGCCGCCCCAGGAGTCGCGGGTCGAGGCCTTCGCCTGCGGTGGTGCCGCGAGCAGCCATCGCCTGCAGCACCGATCCGAGGCCGTAGCAGCAGGCAGCCGCGAACGCGGTGAGGAGACCGAGTGCCACCCAGCGACGCCAACCCAGGTGCGGCAGCGGGGACAGCGCGTGCCGGCTCCCCCTCTCCCCACCCGGACGTGCGCGAGGTGCGCATGTCGCCGGGGCGAACCTGCACGAGGCGGTGCTGCAGGCACTCCGCAAGATCGCCGACGACATCGAGGGGAACTCATCCGCCCGACCTATCAACGAAGCACGTTCGACCCTCTTCGTCGAAAGTGGAGACAAGCCCCAGCTCCCCCAGGACTGGGGTCGCGCTCGTTTCGGACAGTGCGCTCGTGCGGGGGCCCGGCTTGAGCCCCCGCACAGCGTAACCATCACGGTCCGGGCTCGTTGCACCGGAGAGACCCCAGAACGTCACCACGGTTGCCAGCAACCCAACGTGGCGCGCCAACACCCAGGGAACCCTCTTTGGGACCGGAACGGCGACTGAGCCGTTCCCCCACGAATCGCAACACGGAACACCCAACACCTGAAGGGCAAGACATTGCAGAAGCGCAACATCATCACCGGCCTCATCCTCGCGGGAGCGCTCGTCATCGGTGGCACGGGCGGCGCAGTCGCCGGTGACCTCATCGGCAGCAAGGACATCCGTGACGGCTCGGTCAAGGTGAAGGACATCGCCCCCGGCGCGGTCGAGAAGTTCACCGCCTCCACCAAGGGGGTCCCCGGCCCGGTCGGTCCGGTCGGCCCCAAGGGCGCGGACGGCAAGGACGGTGCCAAGGGCGACCCCGGCAACGCGCTCGTCGGTGCGAAGTACCGCACGCTGACCTACATCAACGGCGGTGGCGGATCGGCCACCGTGGCGTGTGACGACGACCCGACGGTCTCCCAGACCTACACGGCCATCGCGGGCGGCGTGCAGGGCGGCACCGTGGACACGCAGGACGACGGCTTCGTGGTGAACTCGTCGTTCCCCGGTCGCATGAACTGGGACACCGGCACCCCGCGTCCGGGTCGCCTCGACGGCTGGATCGTCCTCGGCAACGGGCAGCAGACCAGCACGCTGACCGTCTGGGCGCTGTGCGTCCCCAACACCAGCATCACCGTGGACGCCGGGACCATCAACAACTGACACCGGCCATCACGACCGGCCGTCGGGGAATCTCTCCGAAGGCTCGGGCGAGACAACCTCCTTCCTGGACGGACCGGCGGGCCGCGCCCACCGCCTGAGAGGAGATTCGCGGGGGAGTTCTCCTCTCACCCAGCAGGGCCCCGGTGCCACGACATGGCGCCGGGGCCCTGCCTCCTTTTCCGCCACACCTGTTGGAAGGGCTACGAGACGACTGGACCCCAAGGCGGGGCCATCCGCATGCCGCCGGCGCCGACCTGCGGAAACCAGCGCGATTGCGCGGCCCCACTTGACTGCGGGCCACGTGTGATCGTGCGGAACCCAGAACGCCGAGCTTGGCCCTGAAATGACCCTGAACGTGGGGTCCAGGTGGTCAAACGGCCAAGGCCATTGCGGACGCAAACAGGGCTCTGACCTGCGGTCTTTGCAGATCAGAGCCCTGTTTCTCTCGGTCGGGGTGACAGGATTTGAACCTGCGACCCCTTGGCCCGCAGCGTGTGCGCACGCCCCCGTCGTGGGGTTTGCTCTCGAATGACACATGGTGCCTCTGACCTGCGGAAACTCGAACTCCACGTTCGGGGATGGACTGGCGCCCTTGATCCGCTCCGCTCGGCTTTGGCGGTTTGCGCTGCCGTTTTCGGTACATGAACGCGCCACGGTTCAATCCCCGTCGTCAGGCTTGAGGCGACGTCGCACAATCACTTGCTGCAGCAACGCTTGAAGCCACCGGCCCCTGCTTGGCCCGCCTACACGGGGTCACGTGCACAGTCCCTCCAGGAGGGCGGAGGCACGGAACAGGGCTACGGATCGCGCGGTGATGCTGGCCTCGCGTTGGGCGAGCCGGTGACTCCTCGGTCTACCAACACGAGCTCGAGTCGACCGGCCACGCCCTGCTGGGTCAGGTGCTCCAACATCAACTCGCTGGCCCGGTTCTCGTGGGTGGAGGCGGGAACCACCATTGCGGCCACCGGAAGACCGGTGACGTCAACGGCCACGACACGCTTCGCGCCCTTGGTGCGGCCGTAGGGGCCGCCTCGGTTGTGGAACGTGAACCCGCCGTTCGATGCTCCGCGTGCGAGGTGGGTGTCGATGACGACCATTGAGGGCGCCTGCTCTGCCCTTCCGTTCTGTTGGCACGCGCGGCTGCGTGCAGCAACGTCAGGGCCTGCGCCCAGGTGCCGTCCCGGAACCAGCGGCGGAACTGCGACCAGACATGGGTCCACGGCCCGAACGACTCCGGAAGGTACCGCCACTGGCAACCGGTCTGGGCGATGTACAGCATCGCGTCCACCACGCCCGAAGGTCATGGGCGTGCCTGCGACCGCGCTTGCCCGGCGCGTTGAAGACAGGCGCTAGCAGGTCCCACTGCTCATCGGTCAGCTCACTTGGGTACGGCATGGCCCGCACGGTGACGACACCACTCGTCCAGACGATCGGGACACACTCAGTCAGTCCGACTGGGCTGCGATAGGGGACTCGACCTTGCGAAGACTGACAGCGGCCATCGCTGCGACGGCGGCCATGACGACTGCACTCACCCACGCCGCGGCTCCGAACCCGTCCATGAAGGCCGACGTGGCAGTCGCGACGAGCTCGCTGCCGGCCCCGGCCGGCAGGTCGCGTCCCATATCGACGGCTGCGGCCAGTGTCTCCGGCGGGGCGCTGACACCGGCGTCGGCGTACTGATCACCGGCGCGCTCCGAGCTGAAGAAGGCGGCGCCGATGCTGCCGAGTGCTGCGATGCCCAGGGCAACCCCCAGCCCTGTGCTGGTCGTCGGGCTGACAGGATTTAGACCTGCTGGCTCGGTGCGCACGTTTCTCCTGGGTGTCGCCGTCCCAAGCGGCCTCGCGCGGTGGAGTGGGGCACACCTCTCTCGCGGCCGGGACGGGCGACCCGCACGCAAGCGATCTGCGCGCTGGTCCGGCCGTGCGGCGGTGGACCTGCCGGTCCGCCAGCCCGCGCGGTCTCAGCTGGTTTTCAGCAAAGATCGTCAGGCACGACGAAGCCCGACTCGTAGGCGCGAATAACCGCCTGCGTCCGGTCACGGACTCCTAGTTTCGCCAGCACGGCCGCCACGTGCGTCTTCACCGTCTCCACGCCGAGGTGGAGCGTCGCGGCGATCTCCGGGTTGGACAGGCCTCGAGCCATCGCCCGCAGCACCTCCTCCTCCCGTGCCGACAAGCGAGCCAGGTCGGGACCGCTCGCGCTCGGTTGCCGCGACCGTTGCCGCACCAGCTCGCGGAGCTTGGCGGGGAACAGAAGGGTGTCCGGTTGGACGGCCAGGCGTACGGCCGCGACGACGTCGTTAGCAGGGGCGCGCTTGAGCAGGTAGCCGCGGGCGCCCGCCAGCAGGGCGTCGTAGACGTGGTCGTCATTCTCGAACGTCGTCAGCACGATCACTGCGGGTGGCCGGTTGCCTGCAGTGATGGTTCGGGTGGCGGTGATGCCGTCGACCCGGGGCATCCGGATGTCCATCAGCACGACGTCGGGGCGCAGCCGGCCGACCTGGGACACCGCCTCGGCGCCGTCCTCCGCCTCGCCCACGACGTCGAGGTCGTCCTCCGTCGAGAGCGTGACAGTAATGCCGCGACGCACCAGGGGCTCGTCGTCAACGAGCAGCACCCGCGTCATCGTGCGGTCCTGATGGGCAGCACCACGCGCAAGCGCCAGCCGTCGTCTGTCGGGCCAGCGGTCGCGTGGCCGCCGATCGCCGTGACCCGTTCCCGGATTCCTCGGAGGCCATGACCGCGCCGGTCCCCCATCCGTCGGGGAGGGGGCGCGGACGTGTTCGTGACCTCGAGAGTGAGAGCACCCCCAGTCCGATCGAGGCGGACCCGACACGGTCCGGAACCGTGGCGCAGGACGTTGGACAAGGCCTCCTGAGCCACCCGGTAGAGCTCCCGGGAGACGACCGGGGGTACGGCGTCGTCAGCGTCGCCAGACCGGTCCTCCATGGTCACGTCCAGGCCAGCGCGGCGGGCGGCAGCGACCAGGTCGACGAGGTCAGCGAGGTCCGGGGTCGGTCGTCGCGTCGTCTCCTCCACCCGCAGCAGCCCCAGCACGTGGTCCAGCTCGCCCGCCGCCTGTCGGGCGGCGCTCTCGATCGCCGCCAGCGCCTCGGCGACGAAGCCGGGATCGGAGTGCTGCACCCGGGCTGCCGCAGCGGCCTGCACGGTCACCAGGCTCAGCGCGTGACCGACGCTGTCGTGGATCTCGCGGGCGATCCGGTGTCGCTCGCCCAGCTCCGTCGCCTCCCGCTCCAACCGGTCCACCCGCTCGCGGAGCGACGGTCCGAGCAGCAGAGGAGCCAGCCGGCGCAGCCCAGCCGCCAACAACGCCCCGAGCGCCGGAACGGCAAGGACTGAGGGGAGCACCAACCATGGGCTCTGTTGGAAAGCCAGGAACGGGACCGGCCCCGTCCAAAGGACCAGGGCCGCTCCCGCCAGGACGTGCGCCCACAGCCAGCCCACGCTCCGCCAGCGGTCGTGCCACTGGGTGGACGCCTGCGGGAGCCCGCCGAAGAAGGACACCGCGAGCATCGACTCGGATGCGGTGCCCTCGATCCGTCGTACGGCGGGCAGGGCCCCCACCGCCAGCACCAGGAGCGAACCGATCAGCACGCCGATGGTCACGACGAGCGGCTGCGCAAGTGCAGTGGCCTGGCCCACCGCGGCGGCGAGAAGGGCCGCGAGCATCGTGAACGCCAGGGCCAGGGCCGCGCCGAGCATGACGAACGCCACTCCGAGCAGGGCGCCCGGTCCCAGCACGGCGGTCGCCGCTCGGCGCAGGCTGCTCACCGGGCCATCGTCTCAGGTTCTTGCCCCCGACCGGCTCCCTCGCACGGGGGAGTGCGTGCGGCGGATCGCCGACCGACCGACCCCAGCCCGGAAATCCCGACGCGAGGGAGCGCTGTCCCCCGCGCGGGGGAATCGGCTCCCGCGCCGCGGTGGTGCTGTGGGGTGCATGACTGATACCCATGCCTGCTTCGAGCCGGTTGACGCCTCCGTCGACACAGACGGCGCGTCATCGAGGGTCCACGCGTCCGAGTCGTCCCGGCCGTCCACGTCCGGGTCGGCGGCCTTTCGTCGACTCTGGCGCCAGTGGCCTCGGTGGACCGCGTGGGGTGCCATCGTCTGGTCGGCGGTGTTCGCGACATTCGGGGCAGTGTGGTGGGCCGGCTGGCAGTGGTACCCATTCGCGACCGTCCACGAAGACCGCTCGAGCGCCTCGCTCTTCGAGGGGGCGCCGCCGCACGTCATGGGCCCCCTGTTCCTGGTGCTCGGCGTGGTCGGCGTCGCCAGCGGCTTCGTCATGCTCCAAGAGCACGTCGGCCCGGCACTGCGTCGCGCCGCAACCGGGTACGGCGCCGGCGCTGCCGTGCTGTTCGCCGGCGTAATGTCGGACTACACGCCACTCACCACGCTGGTGATGTGGCCGGCGATGCTGGTGTTCGCCTTCACCGGAGTCCCCGGCGCGCAGGACGGCATCGGCGACATCCTGTATTGGCACCGAGTGAACGTGCTGCTGATCTTCGTCGGAGGGTTGCTGTGGGCGGGAGCGACGCTCGGCCACTACCGCCGTACCCAGGGGGCGTGCAGTCGTTGCGGGCGCGGTGGGCTCCGGCCAGAGCCCACGACCGAACGGTTACTGCGCTGGGGCAGGGCAGGGGTCTGGGTGGCAGTGCTGTCGACGGTCCCGTACGACATCACCCGGCTCGCCTGGTTCCTCGGCTGGCCGCTAGGCCTGTCCGACCCGTTGTACGACAGCCTCGCGGCGACCCCCGGCCTGCTCGCCATCGGGCTGGTGCTCGGGCTGGTCTCGACGGGAGGGGCGATGCTCACGCACGGACTGATCGCCGCGTGGGGAGAGCGGTTCCCGAGCTGGGTGCCGCGACTCGCCCGCAGAAGAGTCCCGGTAATGCTGGCGGTCATCCCGGCAGCCACCGTCACGGTGACAATTCCCGCAGCGTCGGTCATGTTCCTCAACCCCCGGGTCAACGACGGGTTCTCAGCCGAGAACTGGAGCACCTGGGCCCCCAGCCTGATCTGGCTGTTCTGGGCGGTCGGGTTGGGGGTGGCCACGTACTGCTACTGGCTGCGTCGTCGGGGGCCGTGCCAGCACTGCGAGCGCACGGACGGACGGACTTGCGATGATCTTCCTGATCGACAAGGCCGCATCAGGTGACTCGACCTGGCGGGACGTGTGCGACGCCGTCGCTATGGGGAACCTACGACAGCGGAAATAGGGCCACTCCCGCTCGGCGAGCGGCACACGCGCGCACCAGAACTGTTCCTCGCCAGGCTGGCGGCGGTGCCGGAGAGCTGTGGACGATCGATCAGGTCGCCGCACTCTCCCGACACCGCGGCCCGCGTCCTAGGACACTCCTCCTCCGTGATCACCAAGGAGTACTACATCGAAAGGGACCGGTCAGCGCCCGACGTGACGCACCTTCTGCAGAGCTTCGCCGGCCGGAAGACGACGACCCCGCCGAGCGAGTGAGTCTGCGGACTACGCCCGATGACCACTCCAGGAACGAACGTCCGCAGGGCTCCCCAGACCGAGGCAAAGCCGGTCATGCGACAGAGTTTTCGGGACATAAACGTGGCACGAGGCGATTTGGCTCGAAACGCAAGTAGCCCCTGATCAGCGTTTCCGCTGGTCAGGGGCTACTTCTCGGTCGGGCTGACAGGATTTGAACCTGCGACCCCTTGACCCCCAGATTCGCGCAGGGGGTCCAGCCACGTCTGTCGGTGGACAGTCCCGTGGTTGCGTTTCCGCAGGCCAGACGGTGTTTTGAGTCCAGCGGCGGCGAATGGCGTCCAACCCCGTCTAGGGGCCGTCTTGCGACCGGACTGCTACCAAAACTGCTACCAACTCCTACCGGCGCGGCGCCCGTGGCTCACCCCAGTCCGAGACTGTCCCCCAGTGCATCGGCCAGACCCTGACGGCTGGCCGCAGTGACGTGGCTGTAGACCTCCAACGTGATGACCTTGGAGGAATGCCCCAGCAACTCCGATACCGCCGCCAAGTCGTGACCCTGGCTCAACAGGGTGGTCGCCACGGTGTGCCGCAG
The sequence above is drawn from the Nocardioides sp. zg-1228 genome and encodes:
- a CDS encoding SLC13 family permease, translating into MSQTLLAALVQVAPIAVFLVAITVTAEVAQLAGVFDVAAHALARRARHRVLLLWLAFAGLAVACTVVLSLDTTAVLLTPVGIAVARQTGIAPLPFALTTLWIANTGSLLLPVSNLTNLLAVHRLADLDAGHGDYVRAAALPALAAVAVTLLLIAVLQRRALRGTYAVEPPADPHDRVLLVVAGGVCLLIGPLFAVGAPPALVALGSAGVLLAVLRWRAPGLVRDVRPPWLMAGAFLVVAGLLRLAQGEGMLDWLAPAFGAGTRTLDLLHLSATAALAANAVNNLPAYLLVEPAASDDVRRLVASLVGVNAGALVTPWASLATLLWLQRCRAAGLRIPLLRLAAWGALCATLSVTAATLAIR
- a CDS encoding phospholipase D-like domain-containing protein, with protein sequence MSRLLVLLTLALVLGTPEAVVPTAAAAPGGSPGSTAERAAAAQTDPADQAARAKRKRWKAPQGPFFNDPHLKKGHYRIERRVIDTINHAPKGSTIRIAVYSFDRMPVARALIAAHRRGVKVQMLLNDHQYTRAMLAIRREIGAKRSNSSFIYRCKAGCRSKRNEYNNLHTKFYTFSRAGRSTDVLAVGSANMTQNANIHQWNDLYFTSGDHELFRQFVRLFNDMKKDYDTRQPPQFFCGTPRLGVCDDSVDKHTAWIMPKPSGAKNDLILDTLGKVQCLTPDAAGGQKRTRLALSMHTMRGRRGDYLAAAIRQKYIEGCQVRVSYGLIGYHTKRVIGAPTPRGRIPLRSTGLDFNPDDNYDLNKDGKDDLILSYYSHQKYLVVQGTYNGVPDSHLVLTGSSNWASLSPGNDELLFTIQGKRVARKYLKNFDYQWKNKRNSRNAYTTTYLNFRVSTKVRNPDGTWRTVWRTERRPVTTIEPDPYRPGPYWEAD
- a CDS encoding sulfatase-like hydrolase/transferase, giving the protein MRAWAQSVSAALLVVLIATLATVSATGDPGDASGPDAARMVQGTQAADAGPARPNLVFVLTDDMRDDDLDHMPITRRLLADQGMEFTDAISPHPLCCPARAQLATGQYAQNNGVQHNRGVHGGFQALDPTREASAWFRDEGYRTAFVGKFLNGYGPRDVRPAGWSRWDALTRGTYDYVDFTMTNDGEPRHHTDAYVTSVIEDHANEAVRDFARSGDPFVVYAWHIAPHYRITPEGGRSLPLAEPRDEQLFLDERPASFDDPAFDEDDVTDQPRYLRNRARVSRPDVAAENTARLQALQSVDRAVGSLVETLATEGVLDETYLVFASDNGYSLGEHRYLGKDVLTDEALQVPLLVRGPGIVPGSTSALPVTLVDLPATFAALAGVTPQWQVDGTSLAPTLRGEDQAFRDTTLIQTGRTLGDGWSHRGVRTERYLYGTDGTDGFLYDRLLDPDELVNLVDDPAYAGVRAVLEQRRRELTECAGWTCNQQFGPVTEPVTDPVTDPTQGPS
- a CDS encoding response regulator transcription factor, translating into MTRVLLVDDEPLVRRGITVTLSTEDDLDVVGEAEDGAEAVSQVGRLRPDVVLMDIRMPRVDGITATRTITAGNRPPAVIVLTTFENDDHVYDALLAGARGYLLKRAPANDVVAAVRLAVQPDTLLFPAKLRELVRQRSRQPSASGPDLARLSAREEEVLRAMARGLSNPEIAATLHLGVETVKTHVAAVLAKLGVRDRTQAVIRAYESGFVVPDDLC
- a CDS encoding hemolysin family protein, which encodes MTPLLLLLVSLALVAACGLFVAAEFSLVTVDRPGVERAAASGDEGARGVQLALRSLSTQLSGAQVGITVTNLAIGFLAEPAISDLVDEPLAALGVPDGAVSPLSIALGLALGTVITMIFGEMVPKNIAIARPLETARATQGFMRGFTALSRGPIRALNGSANAIVRRLGIEPQEELRSARSSQELSSLVQRSADQGTLDADTAELVERSVEFGTRTAGEIMTPRVRTTTVEDGDRVSTVIDLARQTGHSRFPVLDAEDAVVGTVHVKHAVAVPVHERATTRIKHVMVKPVVVPDSLRLDPLLALLRQDGFQMAVVLDEYGGHAGIVTLEDVVEEIVGDISDEHDRLGARIRQRRDGSWTLSGLLRPDEVEDVTDIELPDHEDYDTVAGLVMRELGKIPEPGDRIEVPVPDRSDPNEVRERLVTLTVQRMDGLRIDRLDLVLVGESDHEQ
- a CDS encoding transposase, which gives rise to MVVIDTHLARGASNGGFTFHNRGGPYGRTKGAKRVVAVDVTGLPVAAMVVPASTHENRASELMLEHLTQQGVAGRLELVLVDRGVTGSPNARPASPRDP